The sequence CGCTACCTCCCCTATGTCCTGCTGTCCTTCCCCCTGGCCTCGCTGGGCTTCGCGGCGCTGCTGATGGCGCTGTCGGGCCCCTCGGCCTCGCGCGTCTGCGCGCGCATCCCGGGCGTGAAGACCTTCGCGGTCCTGAGCTTCACCGTCTACCTCACGCACAAGGCCGTGCAGCACGGGGTGCGTGACGCGCTCGCGCCGCATGGCATGGACGCGTTCCACGTCGTCACGGTGCTGGGCGGCGCCGTGGCGGTGCTGCTCGCCTCGCTCGCGCTGCACCATGGCGTCGAGCGGCCCATGCTGAAGCTGCGCGAGCGGCTGGAGCGCAGGCTCCTCTCCCGGAAGCCGCTGCCCCAGCCCGCCGTCTCCTGAAGGCCGCCCGCGCTTCTGCGCGACAGAAGCCGCGCACGGGGCACGCCCTGGGCCCGGACGCCGCGTGCGCGTTAAACGTCGCGCATGCGCCCCTTCCTGACGGCGACGTGGCAGTACCTGCTGATGCTCAACTACGAGGTGGATCCGGCGGTGCTGCGGCCCCTCGTCCCCCGTGGCACGGAGCTCGACGCGTGGCAGGGCCGCACGTTCGCGAGCATGGTCGGCTTCCGCTTCCTCGACACGCGCGTGCGGGGACTCGCGGTGCCGTTCCACCGCGACTTCGATGAGGTGAACCTGCGCTTCTACGTGCGCCGCCTGGGGCCCGAGGGCTGGCGGCGCGGCGTGGTGTTCGTGCGTGAAGTCGTCCCCCGGCTCGCCATCGCCACCGTGGCGCGCGTCCTCTACAACGAGCCCTACGTCGCGTGCCCCATGCGCCACGCCGTCGCCATGGACGGCGCGGACACCGGCGCGCCCGGCCACGTCGAGTACGCCTGGAAGTCCCACGGCCGCTGGCACCAGCTGTCGGCCCGGACGCTCGGCGCACCGCTGGAGAGCACGCCCGGCTCCCAGGAGGAATTCATCACCGAGCACTACTGGGGCTACACCGCCCAGCGCGACGGCGGCTGCGCCGAGTACCGCGTGGAGCACCCACGCTGGACCGTGTGGCGCGCCCGGGAAACCGCCTTCGACTGCGACGTCGCCCGCTTCTATGGCCCCGCCTTCGCCGGGTGCCTCCAGGGCACGCCCCACTCCGCCTTCGTGGCCACCGGCTCGGAAGTGGCCGTATTTCCTGGAAATGAACTCCTGCCCTTGCCAAGCCCGTAGAAATCAATATTCTCAAACTCGAAATTGATTTTCTAAACCCCATGACGACTCCCAAGCCCACCTGGCCCGTGCCCACCCGCTGCCCCGTCTGTGGAGGCGGCACCGTCATCGAGCGGGTCCGCTGCGACGGGTGCCACTCCGCGGTGGAGGGGCGCTTCACGACGGGCTGGGTGCAGCAGTTGTCGCCGGAGCAGCTCGCGTTCGTGCGCGTGTTCATCGCGTGCCGGGGGAAGATCAAGGACGTGGAGCAGGCCCTGGGCCTCTCCTATCCGACGGTGGTGTCGCGGCTGGACGACGTGGTGGAGGCCCTGGGCCAGGCGCCCGGAGTGGCCCCGCCTCCGCCGGCGCCGCCTCCTCCGCCTTCGCCCCGTGAGCGCGGCTCACCGCGCCGGGCGCAGATTCTCGATGACCTCGCGGCCGGGCTCATCGACGCGGACGAGGCCGCTCAACGTCTCAAGAAGGCACGGGAGTAACCACCCATGATGGACCCTGAAGCCACGCCGTCCTCCGACGCCTCGTCGTCTTCGCGCGACGGCGCCCAGCGCCACGCGATTCCGTGGGGTCAGCACGCGGAGCTGGAGCTGCACGCGCTCGCCGCCACGCTCGTCGTGACGCCGCTGCCGGAGGGCGAGAAGCCCTACCTGGTGACGCACGGCCGGGTGGAGGCGCGCATCCAGGAGCACGGCCGGGTGACGAAGGTGGAGCTGGTGCCGCGCGAGGCGGGCTTCCTGTCGCTGTTCTGGCGCCAGGGCGGACAGGCGGAGCTGTTCGTGCCGCCGGACGTGAAGGCGAAGCTCCAACTGGACGCGGGCGCCGTGCGCATCGCGGGGCTGAAGGACTGCGAGCTGGACCTGTCCACCGACGCGGGCACGGCGAGCCTGCGCGACGTGCACGGCAAGCTGACCCTGCGCACGGGCGCGGGCCGCATCATCGGCGAGCGCGTGGGCGGCACGTTCCACGTCCACGCCGCGGCGGGCGCGGTGAAGCTGGACGTGGACGCGCTGGACGTGGGCGAGCACCGCATCGGGACGCAGGTGGGCGCGGTGGAGCTGCGCCTGGTGTCCGGGCTGGACCTGAACATCTCCGCCCATACGTCGCTGGGCTCCACGCAGACGCGCTACCCGTCCAACCCGCAGGCGGCCACGACGCTCCTGCTGGAGACGGAGCTGGGCTCGGTGCGCGTGCGCGAGTCGGGCCGCTCGCGCAATGAGGACGCGGAGGGCTGGGAGGAGGACTCGCTGCGCTGGCAGCGTCAGGCGGAGCGCTGGCAGCGCCGCGCGGAGCGCCACGCGAACCAGTGGGCCCACGCGTGGGCGAACTCCTGGGGCGCGCCGTCCTGGGCCAATCCAGGCTCGCCGCACCACCGGCCGCAGCCCCCCGCGCCGCCCCCGCCGCCGCAGTCCCGAGGCATCCCCGACCAGGAGATGCGCCGCGTGCTGGACCTGGTGGAAGCCGGCAAGCTCAGCGCGGAGGACGCCCAGAAGCTGCTCAAGGCGATGCAGCGGTGAGGCCGCTTCAGGCGCCCTGGGTGAGGAAGCGGAAGGGACGCACGCAGTCCTCGCGGGTGCACCGGAAGAGGTAGCCCCGGCCGTTGTCACCGAAGTCCAGGCCGAAGGGCATCGCGGCCAGCTGCGCGACGAAGCGCATGGGCGCGTCACAGCACTCCGGCGTCGCCTCGCCGTTGAGCCACCCGGGCACGCCGCCCACCTTGCTCTCCGGCGCCTCCGCCTGCGCGCGGTCCAGCGCAGCGAGCTGCTCGTCGGTGGCCTCGTTGACGTCCACCGACAGGGCCTCGGTGTCCTCGGTGGCGGGCTCGAAGCCGAGCGTCCATTCCGCGTACGGCTTCACCGGCTTCGACGGCGCGCTCACCGACGGCGTGCCCGCCTTCACCGGCACCGCCGCGTTGGCGCCCTCCTCCGGGTCCCAGCGGAAGCAGGCCGTGTCGGGGTTCTCGCACTGGAAGACGTGGACCGACGCGTGAGGCGCCAGGTCCAGCCGTCCCTCGACGTGCGGCAACTGGAAGAGGAAGCGCTGCGGCCCGCCGCACATGGCGCAGGCGGGCCACTCCAGGGGTCCCGGCGCCTCGGGCGTGCCCCCCACCTTCAAGAGGGGGACACCGGTGCGGCCTGGGACGAGCGCCCAGAGGGGCGCGAGCGGACGGGACATGCCGCGGACTCTAGAAGTCCGCGATGCGGTCGGCCAGCGACGCGTCGTCCACGAAGGGGTTGCGGTTCTGCTGGTAGGTCTCGATGACGTCGTTGCGCTTCACTTCCGCGGCGTCCACCTTGTCCAGCGTGTTCCACTGCTTGAGCACGGCCTCGTCGTCCGCGGGGATGTGCTTGTTGTAGACGGTGGAGAAGTAGAACAGCGCGCGCGCCACGTTGCCCTTGTGCGCATCGGGCGGCTCGAAGACGGTGCGGCCCTTCTCGTCGGTGCCGAACTTGGCGCCGTTCTCCTCCCACTTCACGTTCTTCACCGTGCCGAAGGGCCAGTTGCCGCGGATGGAGTTGGCCTTGCTGTCGGTGGGGAACAGGTGGTGCAGGTCCGCCTTCGCCGCGCCCGTGGCGCCCTTGGACTGGGGCCAGGTGTGCTCGGTGTTCATCACGTTGCTGCTGGGAATCTTGTTCGTCTTCACTTCCTTGCCCGTGTAGACGCACGTCACGACGCCGTCGTGGTTGTCCAGGGTGGTGAAGATGACCTTGCGCGCGCCGTTGTAGCCCAGGTCCTTGTGCTTGCTGACCGCGTCGTGGATGGCGTTGATCAGCGCCTGGTCCTTCAGCCCGTCGTAGCGGGGATCCGCCTTGGACGGCGGAACGTCCTCCACCGGAACCTGCGGCGGGGGCACCGGCGTCGTCGGGGCCTTCTTGGCCGAAGGGCCGGCCTCGAACGTGGACACCGAGGAGAACGCCTTCGGGGTGACACGGGCCGTGTTGGCCGGGGCCGACGCGGAGTTCGTCGAGGGGCGGGTCGCGGAGAGCGGGCGGGACGGGATGATCATGACGAGCCCTCGGGATTCGAGGTGGGGGATGACCCATTTTCGTCCAGACACGGGCCGGGTTGCGTGACGCGCCGCATTTTCCCACCGCGCCGGTTGGTTTTTCCGTCCGGCGCGGGAAAAGCGGGGCTCATCGCCGGTACCAGGGCGGCCCGGGGGCCCGGATTCCGGGGCCGGGCGGCGAGGACGGGGGGCGCGCTATGCCTCGGGGCGACGCACGGACCGAGGGGGCTTCTTCCATGAAGGTCGTGATTCCGGGTGGCACGGGACAGGTGGGCGCACTGCTGGCGAGGGCGTTCCTCGCGCGGGGGGATGACGTCGTCCTCCTCAGCCGGGGAGGCCAGGGCGAGGCACGCACGGTGTCCTGGGACGGGCGCACGCTGGGTGACTGGGCGCGGGAGGTGGACGGCGCGGACGCGGTCATCAACCTGGCGGGGCGCAGCGTGAACTGCCGCTACACGGAGGAGAACCTGCGCCAGATGATGGACTCGCGGGTGGACTCCACGCGGGTGGTGGGACAGGCCATCCAGCAGGCCGCGAAGCCGCCGCGCGTGTGGCTGCAGATGAGCACCGCGACGGTGTACGCGCACCGGCTGGACGCGCCCAACGACGAGTCCACGGGGATCATCGGCGGCAGCGAGCCGGGCGTGCCGGCGTACTGGAAGCGCAGCATCGACATCGCGCTGGCCTGGGAGCGCACGCTGGCGGAAGCGGACACGCCCCACACGCGCAAGGTGGCCATGCGCACGGCGATGGTGATGAGCCCGGACCGCGAAGGCATCTTCGACGTGCTCCTGGGCCTGACGCGCAGGGGGCTGGGCGGCCCGGCCGGGAGCGGCCGGCAGTACGTGTCGTGGATCCACGACCGGGACTTCGTGCGCGCGGTGCGGTTGCTGCTGGAGCGCGACGACCTGGCCGGGCCGGTGAACCTGGCCGCGCCGAATCCCCTCCCCCAGAAGGAGTTCATGGCGAAGCTGCGCGAGGCGGCGCACGTGGGCGTGGGACTGCCGGCGGCGAAGTGGATGCTGGAGGTGGGCGCGTTCTTCATGCGCACGGACACGGAGCTGTTGCTCAAGAGCCGCCGCGTGGTGCCCGGGAGGCTGCTGGACGCGGGCTTCACCTTCGAGTACCCCGACTGGGGAACCGCCGTGACGAACCTCGTCGAGCGCTGGCGCGCGGGTGGCGGGCCCGTCCGGAGCTGACCGTGTCCACGAAGAAGTACCGCGTCCATTGGGTCCGGCTGTTCGTGCTGGCGCTCGTCCTGGGCGCGCTGGGCACGGGCGCCTTCACGGCGGTGCGGGGCCTGCGCACGGCGCGAGGGCTGGTGCACCCGGCGCGAGTCCCGGTGACGCGGCCTTCGGGTGAGGACGCGCTGCCGGGCCTGGAGGACGTGTCCTTCCAGGCGGCGGGACGGGTCCTCCGCGGGTGGTACGTGCCATCGCGCGACGGGACGGCGGTGGTGCTGGTGCACGGCTTCGCGGACAACCGCACGCGGATGCTCTTCGAGGCGCGCACGCTGGCGGCCGGAGGCCACGGGGTGCTGCTGTTCGACCTGCACGGCCAGGGCGAGAGCGAGGGCGACGGCGTCGGCTGGGGCGACAGCGAGCGCGAGGACGTGCGCGCGGCCCTGGCGTTCGTGCGGGCCCGGCCCGACGTGACAGCGGGCCGGGTGGGGCTGTTCGGCTTCTCCATGGGAGGCACGACGGCGCTGCTGGTGGCGCAGGAGGACCCGCGCGTGAAGGCGGTGGCGGTGGCGGGTGCGTTCCCGGACCTGGCGGTCGACATGGGCTCGCACTACGGCCTGAGCACCTGGGCGGTGCTGTGGGGGCTTCGCCGCGAAGGCATCGACGTGGACGCGGTGCGGCCGGTGGACGGCATGTGCCGGCTGGAGGGACGGCCGGTGCTGCTCATCAACGGAGGCAGCGACCCGGACGGGCCCCAGAAGCTGGGGGGCCGGCTCTTCCAGGCGGCCTGCGAACCCAAGGAACAATGGGTGGTGCCCCAGGCGGCCCACGGCGAGTACGCCCAGAAGGACCCCGAGGGCTACGCCCGCAAGCTGCGCGAGTTCTTCGACCGCGCGCTATGAGCGGCGGCCCTTGGCCACGAACTCCGCGCGGCTATGGGTGCCGGTCTTGTCGAAGAGGGACTTGATGTGGACCTTCACGGTCTCCACCGAGCACTTCTTGAGCCGCTCGGCGATCTCCTTGTTGGCCAGGCCTTCGTGGAGGCAGTCCGCCACGCGTGACTCCTGGACGGTCAGCTTCGCCTTCCAGTCCGGACGCATCCAGTGGGTGCGCTCGTGCATGCGCACCTGCCACAGCTTGCGGCCGCCCCAGATGACGGAGGACTGGGTGAACGTCACGTCCATCCGGTCCGCGCCCCGCTCCAGCGTGAGCGACTCCAGCCGGGGGTCCACCGCGACGTCGAAGCGGGACAGCGCCATCACCCGCTCCATCCACGAACGGGGCACCCCATCGCTGAGCTCGTGGGGCGCGAAATACCGCTCCAGCAGAGGGATGGCCGGGCCCGTGTCCGCGA comes from Corallococcus macrosporus and encodes:
- a CDS encoding YqjF family protein gives rise to the protein MRPFLTATWQYLLMLNYEVDPAVLRPLVPRGTELDAWQGRTFASMVGFRFLDTRVRGLAVPFHRDFDEVNLRFYVRRLGPEGWRRGVVFVREVVPRLAIATVARVLYNEPYVACPMRHAVAMDGADTGAPGHVEYAWKSHGRWHQLSARTLGAPLESTPGSQEEFITEHYWGYTAQRDGGCAEYRVEHPRWTVWRARETAFDCDVARFYGPAFAGCLQGTPHSAFVATGSEVAVFPGNELLPLPSP
- a CDS encoding DUF2089 domain-containing protein; translated protein: MTTPKPTWPVPTRCPVCGGGTVIERVRCDGCHSAVEGRFTTGWVQQLSPEQLAFVRVFIACRGKIKDVEQALGLSYPTVVSRLDDVVEALGQAPGVAPPPPAPPPPPSPRERGSPRRAQILDDLAAGLIDADEAAQRLKKARE
- a CDS encoding SHOCT-like domain-containing protein, giving the protein MMDPEATPSSDASSSSRDGAQRHAIPWGQHAELELHALAATLVVTPLPEGEKPYLVTHGRVEARIQEHGRVTKVELVPREAGFLSLFWRQGGQAELFVPPDVKAKLQLDAGAVRIAGLKDCELDLSTDAGTASLRDVHGKLTLRTGAGRIIGERVGGTFHVHAAAGAVKLDVDALDVGEHRIGTQVGAVELRLVSGLDLNISAHTSLGSTQTRYPSNPQAATTLLLETELGSVRVRESGRSRNEDAEGWEEDSLRWQRQAERWQRRAERHANQWAHAWANSWGAPSWANPGSPHHRPQPPAPPPPPQSRGIPDQEMRRVLDLVEAGKLSAEDAQKLLKAMQR
- a CDS encoding endonuclease I family protein, which encodes MIIPSRPLSATRPSTNSASAPANTARVTPKAFSSVSTFEAGPSAKKAPTTPVPPPQVPVEDVPPSKADPRYDGLKDQALINAIHDAVSKHKDLGYNGARKVIFTTLDNHDGVVTCVYTGKEVKTNKIPSSNVMNTEHTWPQSKGATGAAKADLHHLFPTDSKANSIRGNWPFGTVKNVKWEENGAKFGTDEKGRTVFEPPDAHKGNVARALFYFSTVYNKHIPADDEAVLKQWNTLDKVDAAEVKRNDVIETYQQNRNPFVDDASLADRIADF
- a CDS encoding TIGR01777 family oxidoreductase — translated: MKVVIPGGTGQVGALLARAFLARGDDVVLLSRGGQGEARTVSWDGRTLGDWAREVDGADAVINLAGRSVNCRYTEENLRQMMDSRVDSTRVVGQAIQQAAKPPRVWLQMSTATVYAHRLDAPNDESTGIIGGSEPGVPAYWKRSIDIALAWERTLAEADTPHTRKVAMRTAMVMSPDREGIFDVLLGLTRRGLGGPAGSGRQYVSWIHDRDFVRAVRLLLERDDLAGPVNLAAPNPLPQKEFMAKLREAAHVGVGLPAAKWMLEVGAFFMRTDTELLLKSRRVVPGRLLDAGFTFEYPDWGTAVTNLVERWRAGGGPVRS
- a CDS encoding alpha/beta fold hydrolase, producing MSTKKYRVHWVRLFVLALVLGALGTGAFTAVRGLRTARGLVHPARVPVTRPSGEDALPGLEDVSFQAAGRVLRGWYVPSRDGTAVVLVHGFADNRTRMLFEARTLAAGGHGVLLFDLHGQGESEGDGVGWGDSEREDVRAALAFVRARPDVTAGRVGLFGFSMGGTTALLVAQEDPRVKAVAVAGAFPDLAVDMGSHYGLSTWAVLWGLRREGIDVDAVRPVDGMCRLEGRPVLLINGGSDPDGPQKLGGRLFQAACEPKEQWVVPQAAHGEYAQKDPEGYARKLREFFDRAL